A region of the Pseudoprevotella muciniphila genome:
GGCGAGGTGTGCCTGCATATCCATTCGTCGGTTTCAGGCACTCCTGGCTCGCCTTCTTTCATTAAGATGATGCCACTCCCACGTAATTCTTCTTCAGCCTGTAGCCAATAGCGTGAGTCGGTCCACAGTGCGGCTTCGGTCTGTGTGACGACAGCCGTGCCGGCAGAGCCTGTAAATCCTGTCAGCCATTTCCGGAACTGGAAATGTGCCGGCAGGTATTCGCTGCCGTGCGGGTCGCTTGTCGGTGCGTAGAATGCAGCCACACCCTCGGCTGCCATCCATTCGCGCAATTTTTCTATAGGTAAGGTCATGATATAGTCCTGTTTAAGTGTGGTTTCCACAAAATTACAAAAAAAACTCAAAAAGCCAGCATAATTGCACCTTTTTTTTGTTAACTTTGCCGTTGCGAATAGATCAACAACAAAAACATAAACATTATGGCATTTTTAACAAACGACAAATTGGTTATCGTCGGTGCTGCCGGCATGATTGGCTCCAACATGGTTCAGACAGCCCTGACGATGGGTCTTACAAACAACATCTGCCTCTACGATGTGTTCTCACCCGAAGGTGTGGCAGAAGAAATGCGTCAGTGCGGTTTCGGCGACGTGAACATCGTTGCTACGACAGATGTAAAAGAAGCATTCACTGATGCGAAATATATCATCTCCAGTGGTGGTGCTCCCCGCAAGGAAGGCATGACGCGCGAAGACCTGCTTGCCGGCAACTGCAAAATTGCTGAAGAACTCGGCAAGAATATCAAGGCTTATTGCCCCGACGTGAAGCACGTGGTAATTATCTTCAACCCTGCTGATCTCACGGGTCTTGTAACATTGCTGTACAGCGGTCTGAAACCCTCTCAGGTAACCACACTTGCTGCCCTCGACTCCACACGTTTGCAGAGTGCACTGGCAAAGAAATTCGGTGTGATGCAGAGCGAAGTAACGGGCTGTGCCACATACGGCGGTCATGGTGAACAGATGGCTGTGTTCGGTTCAAAT
Encoded here:
- a CDS encoding malate dehydrogenase is translated as MAFLTNDKLVIVGAAGMIGSNMVQTALTMGLTNNICLYDVFSPEGVAEEMRQCGFGDVNIVATTDVKEAFTDAKYIISSGGAPRKEGMTREDLLAGNCKIAEELGKNIKAYCPDVKHVVIIFNPADLTGLVTLLYSGLKPSQVTTLAALDSTRLQSALAKKFGVMQSEVTGCATYGGHGEQMAVFGSNVKIAGKPLTEIIGTDAFPEAEWEQMKKDVTQGGAAIIKLRGRSSFQSPSYLSVEMIRSVMGGEAFRYPAGTFVNNDKYSRIMMAMDTTLDTNGCTYRMPQGTPEELAKLDASYEHLCKMRDELVTLNIVPPIEEWSNINPNL